In Shewanella sp. MR-4, the genomic stretch AGCGGGATACCGGGGAAGTGATGCATGATTTGTCCGTCCCGATTTATGTCAATGGCAAACATTGGGGCGGTTTTAGGATTGGATTTAAGGCGAAATCTTAATTAGTGTATTTATTCTAGGTTTAGTGCATAACGACGCAGAATAAAATGTTGACCAGTTGTGATCTTTGGCGCGTATTCGCTTAACAGAATAGAAATAGTTTGGCATCTATTTGCCGAAGTGCTTAAATAAGTGGATATTCATGGCGCTAAGATTTTCCTAAGGGTTGTTTTTAGGCTTGTCGCATGATGTTTTTATAGTTTTTTGATTTTTAAAGGTAAAATGCATCTTGGAGTTTTGTTGTTATAAGAGATGAAGGGAGACTCTTGCCACTTTGATCGATAGCAGTAGATTCTGCTTAATGTGAGTTAAAAGTTATGCAAGCAACACAAGCGACAGTTACCGTTTTGTATTATGACGCGCCAGTCGGGTTAATTATGCACAACGCGGTGTTAGAAGGTTTACCTGTGAGCGATTCCGGTCGTGTGATGATACCTGCGAGTTTTCGTAAGGGAAAATCCATCATCGCCGTGCTTGAAGGTGAGTGTAAAATATTGAACTCACTCGGTGAGCGGGTATTTGCGCAGGCTAATATAGGTTAATAAAAACGAAAAATAGCACTGGTAACACTTGAAACTTAAAGGACGATAAGTGGATTTATTGTCCTTTTGCGTTTTTGGGGCTGCTTAACTAAGCACGCCGTTTTTATCTGCAGACATCATCAAACAATTTATCGGCCAATTGTTGCAGGATTTCCGCCTGCGGATGGGTATGGGCAAAGGTTCTTAACCCATAAATACCCATCATCAAGTATTGCGCCCGCTGCTCACTGTTAAGCTCGCCTTGCAACATCCCTTGGGAGGCTGCTAATTCAAATTGTGCCGTCAACGCATTCTGCCAAAGCATGAGGTTTTGACTGATAATGTTTTGGATTTCATCATCTTGTTCTGCAATTTCATTTAACGCTTTAGTGAGCAAACAAGCTTGCTGGCTATCGCAGCTTAAACATTCGACCACGATATTGTCCAAGTAGGTCTTTAAATTACCCAGCACGGGACGGCTATTGGAGAAGATAAGCTTGAACTGCTCGTTTCTATCCTGCTGATATTGCTCGATAGCGGCGATCAGCAATCCACGCTTATTGCTAAAGGCGCAATAAATGGAACCGGGATGTAACCCCGTTGCTTGGGTCAGATCCTGCATGCTGGTTTTGGTGTATCCCTTGTGCATAAAGGCGGCCATCGCCCCCCTGAGCACCTGCGCCCTATCAAACTCTGCGTTTCGCATTGCAATCTCACCTCTCACCGATACTTGCGGCTGATTCTAACTAATTTTGAACAAACATTCAAAAATGTTCTTGAATGATCGTTCAAATAAGAATATCTTGAATGCACATTCAAGAATGGGGCAACAGCAATGACGATTGAACATGCAGCGAATTCCGTGGGTAATTTATTCGATACCTACACACTTAATGACACTATTACCTTAAAAAACCGTATTTTAATGGCGCCATTAACGCGCTGTATGGCCGATGCGGATTTAGTACCGACCGATGACATGGTGGCTTACTATGCTCGCCGCGCCGAAGCGGGATTGATTATCTCCGAAGCGACGATCATTCGCCCTGATGGTCAAGGTTACCCAAATACGCCCGGCATTTTTAATCAAGCGCAGATCGCCGGTTGGCGTAAAGTGACGGATGCTGTGCATGCCAACGGCGGCAAGATTTTTGTGCAGTTATGGCATACTGGCCGTGTCGCGCACCCACATTTCTTCGGTGGCGGCGATGTACTGGCGCCTTCGGCTGAAAAAGTAGAGGGCAGTGTGCCCAGAATGCGTGAGCTGACCTATGTCACTCCAAAAGCGGCAACTCTTGAAGATATTCAGGGTTTAGTCCGCGATTATGCGAAAGCGGCCGAAAACGCGATTGAAGCCGGATTCGATGGGGTTGAGATCCACGGTGCAAACGGATATTTAATCGATGCATTCTTACACCATGACAGCAACCGTCGTACCGATGAATACGGCGGCACACCGGCCAATATGTCACGCTTTGCCTTAGAAGTGGTTGATGCGATTGCGGCGCGTATTGGTAAAGACAGAACCGGTCTTCGAATTTCTCCCGGCGCCTATTTCAATATGGCTGTCGATAACCGTGACCGCGCCGTGTTTGATTACCTGTTACCTGAGCTCGAAAAACGTGAACTGGCCTTTGTGCATATCGGTATCTTCGACGACAGCATGGAGTTTGATTACTTAGATGGCCGTGTTTCTAGCTATGTGCGTGCTAACTATGGCAAAACCTTAGTGGGTGTAGGTGGTTACAGCGCCCAATCGGCAAGTGAAGCGATTGCCGCCGATAAGTTTGATTTAATTGCGATTGGTCGTCCCTTTATTGCCAACCCAGATTATGTGGCAAGAGTGCGCCAAGGTCATGAATTGGTGACCTATAGCGATGAAATGCTGGCAAGCTTGGTGTAACTCAGAGCAGCAATTACCGATAAGAAAGGGTTAGCTTAGCTAACCCTTTTTGCTTTTGGTCCAACTATCAATTGGCTTTAGGGAGCGCCCTCAGGGCATTGAGTTTTTGCTGGGCAATCCCAAATACGCACTCTGGGGCATAATGGCCTGTGTGTTTCCCATCATCGCCTCCTAAGGTCGCCGCCGCTTTGCCCAGGAGTAGTGCCATCGCTTGGGTGACATGGCTAATCGCCCAAATATGGAATTCTCCACGCGCAACCGCTTCTACAATGTCTTGGCGTAACATGAGATTGGCGATATTCGACTCGGGAATAATTACCCCTTGGCTCGATGAGCGGCCCTTAATCTTACACACATCGAAAAAGCCTTCGATTTTTTCATTTACGCCGCCGATGGGTTGCGCCTCACCAAACTGATTCATCGATCCGGTAATGGCAATATCCTGCCTCAAGGGCAACTCACTGATGGCGGAGATGATGGCGCAGCATTCGGCCATCGAGGCGCTATCACCATCGACACCGCTGTAGGATTGCTCGAAGGTGAGATAGGTGGTGAGGGGGATTTGCGCGGTTTTTCCAAGGACCGAAGCCAAATAAGCCGTCAGGATTAACACCCCTTTAGAGTGAATGCGGCCACCGAGCTTAACCCTATGCTCAATATCCAGCACTTCCCCCTTACCAAAGGCGGTGGTGGCGGTAATACGATTCGGCAGACCAAATTGATGATCTGAGGTAGATATCACTGATAACGCATTGATTTGGCCGACAACTTTATCGTGGGTATTGATTAATGTTGTGCCGTTGATAAAGCTCTCCATAATATTGTCGTGCAGGCGTGAGACCCGTTGCTCTTGGTTTTTCAGTGCCTGCTCAACGTGCTGTTTTTCAATACATTGACTTGCGGCGGCCTTAGCGCAGAAGTTTGATTCCCTAAGCAGATTGGCGATGTTTGCCGAATGCAGCGACAGCTTTTGTTGGTC encodes the following:
- a CDS encoding TIGR02922 family protein — encoded protein: MQATQATVTVLYYDAPVGLIMHNAVLEGLPVSDSGRVMIPASFRKGKSIIAVLEGECKILNSLGERVFAQANIG
- a CDS encoding TetR/AcrR family transcriptional regulator, with translation MRNAEFDRAQVLRGAMAAFMHKGYTKTSMQDLTQATGLHPGSIYCAFSNKRGLLIAAIEQYQQDRNEQFKLIFSNSRPVLGNLKTYLDNIVVECLSCDSQQACLLTKALNEIAEQDDEIQNIISQNLMLWQNALTAQFELAASQGMLQGELNSEQRAQYLMMGIYGLRTFAHTHPQAEILQQLADKLFDDVCR
- a CDS encoding alkene reductase, with the protein product MTIEHAANSVGNLFDTYTLNDTITLKNRILMAPLTRCMADADLVPTDDMVAYYARRAEAGLIISEATIIRPDGQGYPNTPGIFNQAQIAGWRKVTDAVHANGGKIFVQLWHTGRVAHPHFFGGGDVLAPSAEKVEGSVPRMRELTYVTPKAATLEDIQGLVRDYAKAAENAIEAGFDGVEIHGANGYLIDAFLHHDSNRRTDEYGGTPANMSRFALEVVDAIAARIGKDRTGLRISPGAYFNMAVDNRDRAVFDYLLPELEKRELAFVHIGIFDDSMEFDYLDGRVSSYVRANYGKTLVGVGGYSAQSASEAIAADKFDLIAIGRPFIANPDYVARVRQGHELVTYSDEMLASLV